A stretch of DNA from Halioglobus japonicus:
GCGCCAGTTGAGTGACTTGCGCTTGCAAAAATGAGGACAACGGGAACTCCTTGTGCGGGGAAGAGAGCGGTGCTATCGGGTGGCGCCGATCTTCGAGTGGGCCAATTCTAGCCCTCATTGCCAGGGTAGTACAGAACCCCGCGCAAGGCTGCTTTCTCGGCTCAGGCGCCGATTTGGTCGAGATGGCGCGCCAGTAGCTGGCAGACAAAGTTGCCCTGGACCTCGCCATCCTGACCGGTCGCCAGCATGATACGCGAGAGGATAAGCGCAAAACGGGCGCCGGCGAAAATCAGGTAGTAGTCGTAGTGTTCAGCACTGAAGCCCGATGCCTGCTCCCAGCGTCTGACGGTTTCCTCGTAGGATGGCAGTCCCTCCAGCCGCGGCAATCCCAGCCCTTCGGCGAAGGCGGCATCGAGGAAGTTGTACCAGGCGATGTCCTGCACAGGGTTGCCGAGTACGGCCATTTCCCAGTCGAGCAGGGCCGCAACGCCGTCCAGGGACTCAGTGAAAATGACGTTGCCAATGCGCGCATCGCCCCAGCACAGCACCGTGGGTTCCTGCGCGGGCTGATTCGCCTGCAGCCAATTGAGCGCCCGCTGGCCAATCTCATGTTGTGCCCCCTCCAGGCCCCAGTCGTGGTAGTTCTGCCAGTACGTTAACTGTTGCTGCATTGGGGTCACGCCTGGCTGGCCAAGGTGTTCGAAGCCCAACGCTTGATAGTCGAGTTGGTGGAATTTTGCCATGGCGTCGACGGCGGCGAACCACGCGGTTTGGCGCTGCTCTTGGTTGGCTTCGTGCATGAGCCAGCCGTCCATATTGTAGGGTGGCATGTCGGGCGGAATACGTCCCGGTGTGTGGGCCATGACGTAGAATTGTACGCCCAGTACAGTGAGGTCGGTCTCCAGGCCTAGTAGTGTCGGTACGGGCACATCACTGAGCCTGCCAACGCTTTCCATCACCTGATACTGCAACGTGAGGTCGTAGTCGGGAAACACCGGGCGTTCAATTTCGGGCTGCAGGCGACCGACACAGGCCATGGTGTGCCGCTCGCCGTGTTCTTGCCACTCAATATCGAACAACAGGGTTACGTTGGACATGCCGGTGCCTTCGGGGATGTTCAGGTCGCCAATCGTAATGTCGGTGCCGCGGCGTTCACTGAACCAGGCTTCCAGTTTGCGACGGGTGCCGCCGATGTCGTCCACCAGTGGCGTGGGGCGTTCGCTGTCCATTGAGTGTCTTCCCGTTATTAACTATACGCTTGTATAGTCTAATCCCAGGCAGCGATCCTCGCCAACTACCCCCTATGGGACGGTAGGAGGCGGGCGGGCAAACTGCTAGAGTAATGGCAGTGAGTGCGCAATCAGGGATTGAAATGCGAATTGTCGAGTGGCTCAAAATCCTTTCCCAGGAGAATGGATCCGATCTCTATCTGAGTACCGGGGCGCCTCCCTGTGGAAAATTTGAAGGCCAGTTGCGGCCGATTGCCAGCGGCATTCTGCAGCCGGGTGAAATCAAGGACATCGCCTACGAGGTGATGGACGCCACTCAGCGTGAAGAGTTCGAGCGCGAGCTGGAGATGAACCTGGCGACGTCGATCCCGGGCTTTGGCCGGTTCCGGGTGAATATATTTGTGCAACGCAATGAAGTGGCCATGGTGTGTAGGAATATTGTTGCCGATATCCCCCAGTGGCAGGACCTGGGGCTGCCGGCGATTCTTCCTGAGGTTGTGATGCGCAAGCGTGGCCTGGTGCTGTTTGTGGGCGCGACGGGTTCGGGGAAATCCACATCGCTGGCCGCGCTCATCGATTACCGCAATGCCAATAGCGCGGGCCATATTGTCACCATCGAAGATCCCGTGGAGTTTGTGCACACCCATAAAAAGAGCCTGGTAAACCAGCGCGAGGTGGGGGTGGATACGCGCTCCTGGCACAATGCCCTGAAGAATACCCTGCGCCAGGCCCCGGATGTCATCCTGATAGGAGAAATCCGCGATCGCGAGACAATGGAGCACGCTATAGCATTTGCCGAGACCGGGCACCTCTGTCTGTCTACGCTGCATGCGAATAATGCCAACCAGGCACTGGAGCGCATTATCAACTTTTTCCCTGAAGAGCGTCGTTCCCAGTTGCTGCTGGACCTGTCTCTTAACCTGCAGGCCTTTGTGTCGCAGCGCCTGATTCCCACGGTAGAGGGAGGTCGTTGCGCAGCGGTTGAAGTCCTGCTGGGTACGCCACTGGTCGCTGACCTGATTTTACGCGGCGAGCTGGAGAGCCTCAAAGAGGCGATGGAAAAGTCAGCCAACGTTGGCATGAAGACGTTTGATGCCGCATTGCTGGAGCTCTACCAGCAGGGCCGAATTACTGAAGAAGAAGCGCTGCGCAACGCTGATTCACCGAATAATCTGCGATTGAAAATCAAATTTGTCCAGGAAGAGGGTAGGGCACCCCTGCCCGGTGGACCGCTTGGCACTGTTCAGCAAGAGGCCCAGTCATTGAGCCTGGATGTTGCTGCCGACGCCAACGACGGCGGCGAGGAGTTGGTGTTTGAGACGGAGTCGTTTGCCGGGACAGATCTGGTGATTGAGCCATCGCTGGAAGAGCCACTCATACCCCCGCCTGCCCCTGCATCAACGGGCGAGGCAAAGCCACCGCCGGTGTTTGAAACGTCAACCTCAATGGAGGAGGTGGCGGTGACCCGCAGTGTCACCAGTGAACCGGAAGACGCCGAAGCAGATAACCGGGGGCCGGGGAGACTGTTCTAGTGATCCGGTTCCATGGCGGTAATCAGGCTTATCCAGCTCTGAATGTCTGACTTTTCCGCCTGCTGTAAAGAGAAACCCGCCAGCCAGGGGTAGTCGGGGTCGTCGCTTGGTTTGCACCAGCGAACTTGCCCCAGCAGGTAGAATGCGTCGCTGCCGGTCGCGCTTGGGGGTGGTTCGACGCCAATTTGGAGAAAGGCTTCTACCGGGACCTCTTGCTGCAGTGCCACCATCAGGCCGCCACTGGACACATTCAGGGTTTTACATATGGCAATGGTGGCATCTTCGTCGCTGCCAACTGGCGCTGCCTCGAGTTCGATAAACACTCTGCTCTGCATGGGCAGGCGTTGATGCTTTCGTTCAGTCCAGCCCATAGCTCACTCACCCCTGACCTTGCTGCAATTGCGCGCGCGTTCTTTCAACTTGCTCGCGGAAGTTGTTTCTGGCTTCCAGGATATCAATCTGGCCGGCCTCAATGAGCGCCAGGTATTCGCGCTCCTCAAGCCGGCGCAATTCAATGCCCTGGCGATTTACAAAGATGAGTATGCCCCGCACCTTGTCGTGGAGTGCCAGCTTGGCCAGGAGCGGCGTATCGGTGTCGTGAAAGCCAAGCCATGTGCCGATGGGGAGATCGGGGACACCGCTGTTAGTGGTGGTAGTGGAGGTATCGGTCTCGCTTGGGGTCGGAGCGGCGTCAGGGTTCAGGAGGCGGTCCAGGGCGGCGTCCGAGTCAATGCCGGCAGCGGCGGCTACCGCGCGACTGAAGGCGGCACCGGTTGCCAGTGGCTGGGCGTCGCCTGAGCCCACCTTGGCGTTGAAGTCAGCCATGGGCATAGACAGTGCTTTTGCACCACTGAGATTACATAGGAGTCCTTCGCCACTTTCGATCATGGCCAATCTGAGGCGGAATACATCCGTGTCACTGCAGACCTCATACCATTGGCCGACTGCGACGCCCGCTGTCATTTTGGGAATGGCTGCGGCGGGCTGGCCCGAGTCTACTGTCAGTAGGTGGGAAAGTTCCGGGGACGATCCTGGGCGACGCGCTGCAGCAGGTACTCGTAGGCTGCCATTTCGCGCTGCAGTAGATCGTCCTCATGCTGAATGCTGAGCAGTAGTCGACGCAGTTCTGCGGGCAGAATGCGTGCCAGTCGAAGCCGTTCCTCGCGGGCATCGTCCCCGGCGGGGCCAGCGGATGCATGGCAAGCAGGAGCTGGCCTGTGGTGGCCTCGAAATCGCGCCACTGTTGAGACTGGTCGCCAAATTTCAGGTAGGTGAGCTGGGCGCTGTCGTACCAGGGTCCCCTGATAAACGCGTTCAGCTCGCTGGGCGCAGTGTATTTCAGTAGCTGTCCGTTAATCAGGTCGGCGGCAATGGTCTTGGCCATGGCAGCGCGCAAGCGGCCGTGCTCTGCAGCGATGGTGCGCTCGGTTAGTTTTTCGGCGCGGGCACGCATGCGCTGCGCTTCCGCGACAATCTGGCTGGCAATGGCCGCCATGTCGCCGCCCTGGTCAAGGCAGCCGCGCACGTCGGCAATGGCCTTGTCGATCAGGTTGGTGACGGGTTGACCTATGCGCCCCAGGTCGCCCTGCCAGCCAATCGCGGCACTGTGGATCGCGTCCAGCATCTGGTGCAGCGGGTGCTGTCCGGGGCGGAAAAACGTTTCTTCACTGAGGGAGGCCATTGCCACTGCCGGTTTGAAAGCGCGCAGCTTGTGGGTTAGCTCCCATTCCAGTGGGAAAGACTGCTCCCACTCCTGGAACACGCGCTCAATCCAGCGCAGTACGGCACACTCTGCCGGTTTGGGCATGGCCGGGTCGCCGACAACGTCGGTTTGTGCCAGCAGGGCATCCAGCGGAGGCAGATTGAAGTCGTCTATGGCGCGCAGGTAGCCAAGCAATTCATCCCACTCCAGCGCGGGGGCGCTCTGGCCCGGCGGTTCGGGTACAGCAAAACTACGGGTCACGGCCTTTTGCAGCGACACTTGCAGCGGTATCTTGTTCTCGCTCAGTTTCAGTTGACTAGCTTCCCGGCAATCATGACCAGTAAAACGGCCCACAGCACCACGAGCAAATACACTCGCCAACGAGGTCGCGGCTTCTGTGTCTTGGTGCGTGGTTGTTGCTTCTGGATATTGAAAGAACCGCAGGCAGGGCACTGGCCCCCGTGACCACTTCTCACTCCGCGGAAGCTGCACTCCTTGCAGATGAAAGCCATAGCGTTATCGGGTGCTCTTAAGCAGCTGGTCTACGACACGTTCCAATTGCTTGAGATTATTGCACTCGGCCGAGAAATGACAAGCACTTAAGTAGCGAAACATCTCGGAATCTCCAGTTCCCCAGGCGCGACGTGACTCAGGGTTTAACCAGATGACCTGCTTGGCGCGCTGATACACAGATCGCATGATATCGATCCGGGGGTCGCCATTGTTGTTGCGAGCGTCGCCGAGAATAAGCACCGTGGTGTTGTTGTTGATGTCATCCAGGGCCAGCCGGGCAAAATCTTCTAGGCTCTTGCCGTAGTCGGTGGCGCCACCGTATTTCCAGTTCACGATCTCGATGGCTTTTTCCACGGGGTGCTCATCAAACAAATCACTGACTTCTCCCAGCTGCCCTGAGAAGGCAAAGCTGCGCACCTTGGGCAGCACATCCTGCAGGCTATACAGGAATAACAGCAGAAACTTGGCATACGCCGCCACGGAACCACTGACGTCGCAAATGGCGAGAAGTTGTGGTTTCTCGCGTTTTACCTGGCGCCAGTAGGTGTTGAACATGACTCCATCGTTGGCGATGCCCCTGCGCATAGTGCGTGGCATGTCCAGATGACCGCGGCGGTACTGTCGCCGTTTGCGCGCGTGTCTGGCCGCCAGTTTGCGGGCCATTTTGCGCACCAGCTCGTGTACTCGATGCAGGTAGCTGTGTTCGATATTGCTCAGGCGGGTTTTGCTGAGGACGTCTTCCATGAACTGCTGGTTACGACCTTCTGCATGCAGCAGGTATTCGCGGTCCACAAAGTCGCGCACCTGTTCGCGCAACAGGTCCCGATAGCGTTGCAGGCTGGCAAGCGCCGGGTCAGCGGCGCGCTCAAGTTCGATAATTGCGCCGCGCAGCTGCTGCTCGCCCATGGCGTCCAGCATCTTGCGGGTGTACTGGCCCTTTTGTGTAAACATCTGAATTTGTTGCAGACCTGCCCCTTCACCCGCCTGGGTCATGGCCATGGTCAGGACGTTGCGATCGTTATTGAGCAGCGCCTGCATCAAGTCTGAGTTCATCACCGCTGCGAGCTCGGGATTGTTTAGCGCAGCTGCCTCCAGTGCCGCGGCGTCAGAGGTCGATGGATCTGCCTCGGCAGCATCGCCGGGCTCCTGTTCACCGGCTTCTGCCTGCTCTTCGCCCGGGTTGTCCTCGGGGTCGAGACTGAAGTCGGCCAGTCCGCGGTTAAAGTAGGAGTCAAAGCAGCGGTTGAAGACGGTTTCTTCCGCCGGGGTTTTGGCCAGTGCCATACCAAGACCATCGCGCAGACGCACGCGATCACGGTAACCCAGCGTGGTGGCGACATGCATGGCATCCAGAGTTTCGGCCGGCGATACCCTGACATCGTGGCTGCGCAGCACCTGGATGAAGTTAACCAGATTGGCCGGCATCTGGGACTACTCCCTGGCCTCGCGCACCAGTTTACCCAGCTCGCCGTCGGTGGATTCTATGTCGTCTTCGAATTTGAGCAGTACGTTAAGCGTGGCGCGCACCAACTCTTCTTCCAATTGATCGGCGTGCAGTAGCAGCAGACTGCGGGCCCAGTCGATAGTTTCGGAAATAGCGGGAATCTTCTTGAGGTCGAGCTGGCGTAGAGAGTGGACAAACTCTACGAGCTGGTGACGCAGGTGTTCCTCCACATCGGGTACCCGGCTGCGCACAATACGCTCTTCGAGTTCGACGGTAGGAAAGGGAATGTACAGGTGCAGGCAGCGTCGTTTCAGGGCGTCAGAGATGTCCCGCGTGTTGTTACTGGTCAGGAACACCATGGGCGAGGTGCGCGCCTTGACGGTGCCGATTTCCGGAATGGATATCTGGTAATCGGACAGTATTTCCAGCAGTAATGATTCAAATTCGTAGTCGGATTTGTCCACCTCATCGATAAGCAGGATGGCCCCGCGCTCTTGCTGCATGGCTTTGAGTAGCGGACGGGGCTCGAGAAATTCTTCCGAGTAAAAGATGTCGCCGAATTGGTGCAGACGTTCTACAGATTCCGCCAGCCCCTGAGCACCCTGGAGAAGGTCGCCCAGTTTTTCTTTGAGAACCTGCGTGTACAGCAGTTGCTTGCCATACTTCCATTCGTACAAGGCTTTCGCTTCATCCAGGCCCTCGTAGCACTGCAGCCGGATGAGTGGTGTTTCCAGCAACTGCGCGGTGGTCTTGGCGAGCTCGGTCTTGCCGACGCCGGGCGGGCCTTCGACCAGAATAGGTTTGCGCAGCTGGAAGGCCAGGAATACGGCTGTGGCGATTTTGTCGGAACAGATATAGCCGAAGGATTCAAAGCCCTCCTGTATTTTTTCTACGGAGGCAAGTTGGGGGAAGTCTTGAGTGTGCACGCTTGTCGATTCCTGGTTGCGGTCGGCCATTGTAGCGAGGCAGTGGCCGACTCGGTAGTTGTGCTCGTGGGGCGCTGCGGTCAGCCGCCGGTGACATTCATAAAACGCAGTATCTGCGGTTCGCCTGCGTTGTCGAAGTGGTGCTTCTCTGGTTTGAGCGCCATGGCGTCAACAATAGCCCGCTTGAGGTGGTCAGCCTTGTAGTGATCCGCTCGCAGTACTTCGCGCAGATCGACCGAGTATTCGTTGCCCAGGCAGAGTAACAGGCGCCCCTCAACGGTGACGCGAACCCGATTACACAGGTGGCAAAAATTATTACTGTGCGGCGAGATGAAGCCCACCCGGCTGGGGCTGTCGCCAAGCTGGTAGTAACGGGCAGGCCCTTCTGTACCGGTTGGATCGCCCAGCGAGGTCAGCGCATAGTGCGCCTCAATCTGTTGCCGGATCTCATCGCTGCTACAGAGTGTGAGTTCGCGATCGTGCTCGACAATGCGGCCCAGGGGCATCTCTTCAATAAAGGCTATATCAATGTCGCGCTCACGGGCGAATGCGACCAGGTCCAGCACTTCATCTTCATTGCGGCCCTTGAGGATAACCGCGTTCAGCTTAATTCCGTCGAATCCCGTGGCAACGGCCGCATCAATGCCGGCAATGACCTGGTCGAGGTTGCCGTGGCGGGTGAGATGGCGAAATTTACGCGGGCTGAGACTGTCCAGGCTGATGTTAATCCGCTTTACCCCGGCCGATTTCAAGGCAGGGGCCAGCCGCTGTAACTGCGAACCATTGGTTGTCAGTGCCAGTTCATCGAGGCCTTCCAGTGCACCCAGCCGCTCGATGAGCGACATGATATTGGGACGGATTAGCGGTTCACCGCCGGTGAGCCGAATTTTGCGCACCCCCATGTCGGTCATCGCCTTGGCAATACTGTGCAGCTCCTCCAGATTGAGGACTTCGGACTTGGGGGCAAAGGTCATGTCCTCTGCCATGCAGTACACACAGCGGAAGTCACAGCGGTCGGTCACCGACAGTCTCACGTAGTCTACGCTGCGGCCAAAGGTGTCTATCAGGCGGCTGGGGGTCGAATTTTCCATGGCCTCCAGTGTAGGGACTTTGGTTGGGGTGAGCCAGCGCTTTACAGTGCAAAGCGGTTACGACAGGATAGGCGCAGACAGAGGTTTGGGCCTGCTAGGACGTGAAGATCTGGCGTCACCAGCCACACAGTATAAGACACTATGGGGACAGACATGCGGCCATCGGCTGAGCATGGGCGGGGAATTCAACATGCGTAACTGGGCGCTCTGGGTAGGGCCTCTGGTGGCGCTGGTAGCGGCGCTGTCGTTGAACGCAGCGGGCTATGATCGCGATATTGCTGTGGTCAGTTTTGTGGCGATCCTGTGTATCGCCTGGTGGGTGTTTGAGCCCATTCCTA
This window harbors:
- a CDS encoding phosphotransferase family protein — protein: MDSERPTPLVDDIGGTRRKLEAWFSERRGTDITIGDLNIPEGTGMSNVTLLFDIEWQEHGERHTMACVGRLQPEIERPVFPDYDLTLQYQVMESVGRLSDVPVPTLLGLETDLTVLGVQFYVMAHTPGRIPPDMPPYNMDGWLMHEANQEQRQTAWFAAVDAMAKFHQLDYQALGFEHLGQPGVTPMQQQLTYWQNYHDWGLEGAQHEIGQRALNWLQANQPAQEPTVLCWGDARIGNVIFTESLDGVAALLDWEMAVLGNPVQDIAWYNFLDAAFAEGLGLPRLEGLPSYEETVRRWEQASGFSAEHYDYYLIFAGARFALILSRIMLATGQDGEVQGNFVCQLLARHLDQIGA
- a CDS encoding PilZ domain-containing protein is translated as MGWTERKHQRLPMQSRVFIELEAAPVGSDEDATIAICKTLNVSSGGLMVALQQEVPVEAFLQIGVEPPPSATGSDAFYLLGQVRWCKPSDDPDYPWLAGFSLQQAEKSDIQSWISLITAMEPDH
- a CDS encoding DUF1631 family protein, which produces MTAGVAVGQWYEVCSDTDVFRLRLAMIESGEGLLCNLSGAKALSMPMADFNAKVGSGDAQPLATGAAFSRAVAAAAGIDSDAALDRLLNPDAAPTPSETDTSTTTTNSGVPDLPIGTWLGFHDTDTPLLAKLALHDKVRGILIFVNRQGIELRRLEEREYLALIEAGQIDILEARNNFREQVERTRAQLQQGQG
- a CDS encoding DUF1631 family protein; the protein is MTRSFAVPEPPGQSAPALEWDELLGYLRAIDDFNLPPLDALLAQTDVVGDPAMPKPAECAVLRWIERVFQEWEQSFPLEWELTHKLRAFKPAVAMASLSEETFFRPGQHPLHQMLDAIHSAAIGWQGDLGRIGQPVTNLIDKAIADVRGCLDQGGDMAAIASQIVAEAQRMRARAEKLTERTIAAEHGRLRAAMAKTIAADLINGQLLKYTAPSELNAFIRGPWYDSAQLTYLKFGDQSQQWRDFEATTGQLLLAMHPLAPPGTMPARNGFDWHAFCPQNCVDYCSAFSMRTIYCSAKWQPTSTCCSASPRIVPGTFPPTDSRLGPARRSHSQNDSGRRSRPMV
- a CDS encoding vWA domain-containing protein, which produces MPANLVNFIQVLRSHDVRVSPAETLDAMHVATTLGYRDRVRLRDGLGMALAKTPAEETVFNRCFDSYFNRGLADFSLDPEDNPGEEQAEAGEQEPGDAAEADPSTSDAAALEAAALNNPELAAVMNSDLMQALLNNDRNVLTMAMTQAGEGAGLQQIQMFTQKGQYTRKMLDAMGEQQLRGAIIELERAADPALASLQRYRDLLREQVRDFVDREYLLHAEGRNQQFMEDVLSKTRLSNIEHSYLHRVHELVRKMARKLAARHARKRRQYRRGHLDMPRTMRRGIANDGVMFNTYWRQVKREKPQLLAICDVSGSVAAYAKFLLLFLYSLQDVLPKVRSFAFSGQLGEVSDLFDEHPVEKAIEIVNWKYGGATDYGKSLEDFARLALDDINNNTTVLILGDARNNNGDPRIDIMRSVYQRAKQVIWLNPESRRAWGTGDSEMFRYLSACHFSAECNNLKQLERVVDQLLKSTR
- a CDS encoding AAA family ATPase translates to MHTQDFPQLASVEKIQEGFESFGYICSDKIATAVFLAFQLRKPILVEGPPGVGKTELAKTTAQLLETPLIRLQCYEGLDEAKALYEWKYGKQLLYTQVLKEKLGDLLQGAQGLAESVERLHQFGDIFYSEEFLEPRPLLKAMQQERGAILLIDEVDKSDYEFESLLLEILSDYQISIPEIGTVKARTSPMVFLTSNNTRDISDALKRRCLHLYIPFPTVELEERIVRSRVPDVEEHLRHQLVEFVHSLRQLDLKKIPAISETIDWARSLLLLHADQLEEELVRATLNVLLKFEDDIESTDGELGKLVREARE
- the moaA gene encoding GTP 3',8-cyclase MoaA, coding for MENSTPSRLIDTFGRSVDYVRLSVTDRCDFRCVYCMAEDMTFAPKSEVLNLEELHSIAKAMTDMGVRKIRLTGGEPLIRPNIMSLIERLGALEGLDELALTTNGSQLQRLAPALKSAGVKRINISLDSLSPRKFRHLTRHGNLDQVIAGIDAAVATGFDGIKLNAVILKGRNEDEVLDLVAFARERDIDIAFIEEMPLGRIVEHDRELTLCSSDEIRQQIEAHYALTSLGDPTGTEGPARYYQLGDSPSRVGFISPHSNNFCHLCNRVRVTVEGRLLLCLGNEYSVDLREVLRADHYKADHLKRAIVDAMALKPEKHHFDNAGEPQILRFMNVTGG